A genomic stretch from Microtus pennsylvanicus isolate mMicPen1 chromosome 9, mMicPen1.hap1, whole genome shotgun sequence includes:
- the LOC142857920 gene encoding F-actin-capping protein subunit beta-like: MSDQQLDCALDLMRRLPPQQIEKNLSDLIDLVPSLCEDLLSSVDQPLEIARDKVVGKYYLLCDYNRDRDSYRSPWSNKYDGAMLSARLRKLEVEANNAFDQYRDLYFEGGVSSVYLWDLDHGFAGVILIKKAGDGSKKIKGCWDSIHVVEVQEKSSGRTAHYKLTSTVMLRLQTNQSGSGTMNLGGSLTRQMEKDETVSDCSPHIANIGRLVEDMENKIRSTLNEIYFGKTKDIVNGLRPVQTFADKSKQEALKNDLVEALKRKQQC; the protein is encoded by the coding sequence atgAGCGATCAGCAGCTGGACTGTGCCTTGGACCTAATGAGGCGCCTGCCTCCACAGCAGATCGAGAAAAACCTCAGTGACCTGATCGACCTGGTCCCCAGTCTGTGTGAAGATCTCCTGTCGTCTGTTGACCAGCCCCTGGAAATCGCCAGAGACAAGGTGGTGGGCAAGTACTACCTTTTATGCGACtacaacagagacagagactcctATAGGTCACCGTGGAGTAACAAGTATGATGGGGCCATGCTGTCTGCTCGACTGAGAAAGCTGGAGGTGGAGGCCAACAATGCCTTCGACCAATACCGAGACCTGTACTTTGAAGGTGGCGTCTCATCTGTCTACCTCTGGGATTTGGATCACGGCTTCGCTGGAGTGATCCTCATAAAGAAGGCTGGAGATGGGTCAAAGAAGATCAAAGGCTGCTGGGATTCCATCCATGTGGTGGAAGTACAGGAGAAGTCCAGCGGCCGTACCGCCCATTACAAGTTGACCTCCACAGTGATGCTACGGCTGCAAACCAACCAATCCGGCTCAGGCACCATGAACCTGGGAGGCAGCCTGACTAGACAGATGGAGAAAGATGAAACCGTGAGTGACTGTTCTCCACACATAGCAAACATTGGGCGCCTGGTGGAGGACatggaaaataaaatcagaagtaCACTGAATGAGATCTACTTTGGAAAAACAAAGGATATCGTCAATGGGCTGAGGCCTGTGCAGACGTTTGCAGACAAATCAAAGCAAGAAGCTCTCAAGAATGACCTGGTGGAGGCCTTGAAGAGAAAGCAGCAGTGTTAA